One genomic window of Candidatus Hydrogenedentota bacterium includes the following:
- the tatA gene encoding twin-arginine translocase TatA/TatE family subunit: protein MFGLSATHLIILLIIVLIIFGGGKLPDLGRQLGTAINEFKNSVRPQEDSDKPTTPPNDKQA from the coding sequence ATGTTCGGTCTCAGTGCAACCCACTTGATCATTCTGTTGATCATCGTGCTTATCATTTTCGGCGGCGGCAAGTTGCCGGATTTGGGCAGGCAGTTGGGCACGGCCATCAACGAATTCAAGAACAGCGTCCGACCCCAAGAGGACAGCGACAAGCCCACGACCCCGCCGAACGACAAGCAGGCCTAG
- a CDS encoding DUF1559 domain-containing protein: MKTRGFTLIELLVVIAIIGILAAILLPALARARESARRASCANNLKQMGVVFKMYANEARAQLFPPIIRCRIDKSLANDCKTCNAGVSFGEALFPDTASLYPEYLTDWNILLCPSSTDHNIVGPDKEWFCPPGGPGSVFCPLLTWNLNYVYYGWAFKPEHYLNNPQQDLNDTRDIITSGVLRMAFLQLLIAGNPLASPVLPPIVDAVEKAWETGNYDIFDRDIPVTGTETVYRLREGVERFYITDINNPAATTQAQSELAIMHDDVNGNTMHFNHVPGGGNVLYLDGHVAFIRYPGDWPICATWTSLTGSINTLL, translated from the coding sequence ATGAAGACGCGTGGATTTACCCTGATCGAGTTGTTGGTGGTCATCGCAATCATTGGCATTCTGGCGGCGATATTGTTGCCTGCGCTTGCACGGGCGCGCGAATCGGCGCGCCGCGCGAGTTGCGCCAATAATCTCAAGCAGATGGGCGTGGTGTTCAAGATGTATGCGAACGAGGCCCGCGCCCAGTTGTTTCCGCCGATCATCCGATGCCGGATTGACAAATCCCTTGCCAACGACTGCAAAACGTGCAACGCGGGGGTGAGTTTTGGCGAAGCCCTCTTCCCCGACACGGCTTCGCTGTATCCGGAGTATCTGACCGATTGGAACATTCTTTTGTGCCCCTCTTCGACCGATCACAACATCGTTGGGCCGGACAAGGAGTGGTTTTGTCCGCCTGGCGGTCCGGGCAGCGTTTTTTGCCCCTTGCTCACCTGGAATCTCAACTACGTTTATTACGGCTGGGCATTCAAACCGGAGCATTACCTCAATAATCCGCAGCAAGACCTGAACGATACGCGGGATATCATCACGTCCGGCGTGCTTCGGATGGCCTTTTTGCAACTATTGATTGCCGGCAATCCCCTGGCGAGTCCGGTACTGCCGCCAATCGTGGATGCGGTGGAAAAGGCTTGGGAAACCGGCAATTACGACATTTTCGACCGGGATATCCCCGTTACGGGAACGGAAACGGTGTACCGGCTACGGGAAGGCGTCGAGCGTTTCTATATCACCGACATCAACAACCCGGCGGCCACGACCCAAGCCCAAAGCGAATTGGCGATCATGCACGATGACGTGAATGGCAACACCATGCACTTCAACCACGTGCCCGGCGGCGGCAATGTTCTGTACCTCGATGGCCATGTCGCGTTTATTCGCTATCCGGGCGACTGGCCCATTTGCGCGACGTGGACATCGCTCACGGGTTCGATAAACACTCTGCTTTGA
- a CDS encoding sulfatase-like hydrolase/transferase, with the protein MSVVEKPKNILLIIADQFRHDAFGAAGHPVVHTPNLDALARDGAVFTNCFAQSAPCGPSRMCLYTGRYMCSTRSVNNMTPLERAEDNIAVYFRERGHHAAISGYNDYALDPALCAPDDPRRTRLDYDNFLPGFEVVLDHEHDSREYFDYLRAKGYPEAWCNHYAIHEPNVPPEGTGGHLPCVFPAKYLAEDSECRFHTSRVADYLDARPPAPWFLSVNYIKPHGPLVCAAPYHAMYASAPMPPPTRRPQELVDPHPYMRMARRTPSLMDERELHEYQAAYFGMITELDVCLGQLFDSLKKNGYWDNTLIVFTSDHGDYLGDHYLLDKGHFHDGTMHIPCIVRDPSPKADATRGTRVGAFVESIDIAPTLFDYAGLPMPDRFQGHSFLGHVRHAPDTPARTEIHYEFDFRTLARDLPDFDPDECLLWVLRDEAFKYIQFGRADFPPLLFDLQHDPGEFDNLADNPRYAATVAYYAQRMLRWRMKNEDQRMERWAYPHR; encoded by the coding sequence GTGAGCGTGGTTGAAAAACCGAAAAACATTCTGCTGATCATCGCCGATCAGTTTCGTCATGACGCTTTCGGCGCGGCGGGACATCCCGTCGTTCATACCCCGAACCTCGATGCGCTTGCGCGGGACGGCGCGGTTTTTACGAATTGTTTCGCGCAAAGCGCACCGTGCGGCCCCAGCCGGATGTGTCTGTACACGGGCCGGTACATGTGCTCGACGCGGTCGGTCAACAACATGACGCCGCTCGAACGCGCGGAAGACAACATCGCCGTGTATTTCCGCGAGCGCGGCCATCACGCGGCGATCAGCGGCTACAACGACTACGCGCTCGATCCGGCCCTCTGCGCGCCGGACGACCCGCGCCGGACCCGGCTGGATTACGACAATTTCCTCCCCGGATTCGAGGTCGTTCTCGACCACGAACACGATTCGCGGGAATACTTCGACTACCTCCGGGCCAAGGGGTACCCGGAAGCATGGTGCAACCATTACGCCATCCACGAACCGAATGTCCCGCCGGAAGGAACGGGCGGACACCTTCCCTGCGTGTTTCCGGCAAAATACCTCGCCGAGGACAGCGAGTGCCGTTTTCATACATCACGCGTGGCCGACTATTTGGACGCCCGCCCGCCCGCGCCATGGTTTCTGAGCGTGAACTACATCAAGCCGCACGGACCGCTCGTTTGCGCCGCGCCGTATCACGCGATGTACGCGTCCGCGCCCATGCCGCCGCCCACGCGGCGTCCCCAAGAACTTGTAGACCCGCACCCCTACATGCGCATGGCCCGGCGAACCCCTTCCCTGATGGACGAACGCGAACTGCACGAGTACCAGGCCGCCTATTTCGGAATGATCACGGAACTCGATGTCTGCTTGGGACAACTCTTCGATTCGCTCAAGAAAAACGGCTATTGGGACAACACCCTGATCGTTTTCACGTCGGATCACGGCGATTATCTCGGCGACCATTACCTGCTCGACAAGGGCCATTTTCACGATGGCACGATGCACATTCCGTGCATTGTCCGCGATCCATCGCCAAAGGCGGACGCCACCCGGGGAACGCGCGTCGGCGCGTTCGTCGAGTCAATAGACATTGCGCCGACCCTGTTCGACTACGCCGGCCTTCCCATGCCGGACCGGTTTCAGGGACACAGTTTCCTCGGCCATGTGCGCCATGCGCCGGACACGCCGGCCCGAACCGAAATCCACTACGAATTCGATTTCCGCACCCTGGCCCGCGACCTGCCGGACTTCGATCCCGACGAATGCCTGCTCTGGGTCTTGCGCGACGAGGCCTTCAAATACATCCAGTTCGGCCGCGCCGATTTTCCGCCGCTTCTCTTCGATCTCCAACACGACCCCGGCGAATTCGACAACCTCGCCGACAATCCCCGCTACGCTGCAACCGTGGCCTACTACGCCCAACGTATGCTTCGCTGGCGCATGAAAAACGAGGATCAACGCATGGAACGCTGGGCCTATCCCCATCGCTGA
- a CDS encoding Gfo/Idh/MocA family oxidoreductase → MKTHCIGIIMNGVTGRMGTNQHLIRSILAIRAQGGLRIGDGETIVPEPILVGRNEAKLKVLSKAHGDLPYATDLAPLLKDDRYPLYFDAQTTALRYEAVKQAIAAGKHIYCEKPTALNSADAMDLYRLACDAGVRHGVVQDKLWLPGIMKLKYLIDTGFFGRILAVRGEFGYWVFTGEKQTAQRPSWNYRKAEGGGIILDMLCHWRYVIDNLFGNVTGVSCLAANHIPERWDERGARYDSDAEDAAYATFTTDQGIVCHFNSSWCTRVRRDDLLTIQVDGVKGSAVAGLRACWVQSDAETPKPVWNPDIENPIDFRAGWMRMPDNQVHENAFKAQWERFLRHLVLGEPFPWDLKAGAKGVQLAELGYESSKRRTWLDVPDLA, encoded by the coding sequence ATGAAAACGCATTGCATCGGCATCATCATGAACGGCGTGACGGGGCGTATGGGGACGAATCAGCATTTGATTCGATCGATATTGGCCATCCGCGCGCAGGGCGGGTTGCGCATCGGCGACGGCGAGACGATTGTCCCGGAACCAATACTGGTTGGGCGCAACGAGGCGAAATTGAAAGTGCTGTCCAAGGCCCATGGCGACCTGCCGTATGCGACGGACCTCGCGCCGTTGCTAAAGGACGACCGGTATCCGCTGTATTTCGACGCGCAGACGACCGCGCTGCGATACGAGGCGGTCAAACAGGCCATCGCGGCGGGCAAGCATATCTACTGTGAAAAGCCGACCGCCCTGAATTCGGCGGACGCGATGGATCTTTACCGGCTCGCCTGCGACGCGGGCGTCCGCCATGGCGTCGTGCAGGACAAACTCTGGCTGCCCGGCATCATGAAACTGAAATACCTGATAGATACCGGCTTCTTCGGGCGCATCCTCGCCGTGCGCGGCGAATTCGGCTACTGGGTGTTTACGGGCGAGAAACAGACCGCGCAGCGTCCCTCGTGGAACTATCGAAAGGCGGAAGGCGGCGGGATCATCCTCGACATGCTCTGTCATTGGCGGTACGTGATCGACAACCTGTTCGGCAACGTGACCGGTGTGTCCTGTCTGGCCGCGAACCATATCCCCGAACGGTGGGACGAACGCGGCGCGCGCTACGACAGCGATGCCGAAGACGCCGCCTACGCGACCTTCACGACCGATCAAGGCATTGTGTGCCATTTCAACTCGTCGTGGTGTACCCGCGTCCGCCGCGACGATTTGTTGACGATTCAAGTGGACGGCGTGAAAGGGTCTGCCGTCGCCGGATTGCGCGCCTGCTGGGTCCAGAGCGATGCTGAAACGCCAAAGCCGGTCTGGAACCCCGATATCGAAAATCCGATCGACTTTCGCGCAGGCTGGATGCGCATGCCCGACAACCAAGTCCACGAAAACGCGTTCAAGGCGCAATGGGAACGTTTCCTGCGCCACCTTGTCCTTGGCGAGCCGTTCCCGTGGGATCTCAAGGCCGGCGCCAAAGGCGTCCAACTCGCCGAACTCGGCTATGAATCTTCGAAACGCCGGACTTGGCTCGACGTGCCGGACTTGGCTTAA
- a CDS encoding DNA alkylation repair protein, with the protein MMDARDIRSELKHAANAGIARGLARFFKTGKGEYGEGDQFLGVITSEQRRIAKAYLAHKTPPSVDRTLSVVQMLFRGGYHEERSTALMILVHQYRRSDAEDKHRIFNFYIKNLRYVNNWDLVDSSAPQIVGDYLLDKDPAILFELAKREDVWARRVAVLATFVFVKTGRFGETLALAEFLLIERKDRHDLMHKAVGWMLREIGKRDESVLIAFLDRFAAQLPRTALRYAIEKLDQKKRREYLRLGRQSNVSWMAR; encoded by the coding sequence ATGATGGATGCACGTGACATCCGTTCGGAGCTAAAGCATGCCGCGAATGCAGGGATAGCGAGGGGACTTGCGCGCTTCTTTAAGACCGGCAAAGGCGAATACGGCGAGGGCGACCAGTTTCTCGGCGTGATCACTTCGGAACAGAGACGAATCGCGAAAGCCTACCTCGCGCACAAGACTCCTCCGTCGGTGGATCGAACGTTATCGGTGGTTCAGATGCTCTTTCGCGGCGGCTATCATGAAGAGCGCTCAACCGCGTTGATGATCCTCGTGCATCAATACCGGAGAAGCGACGCCGAAGACAAGCATCGTATCTTCAATTTCTACATCAAGAATCTCCGTTACGTCAACAATTGGGACCTCGTCGATTCAAGCGCGCCGCAAATTGTCGGCGATTATCTGCTGGACAAGGATCCGGCGATTCTGTTTGAATTGGCGAAGCGCGAAGATGTATGGGCACGCCGCGTCGCCGTGCTTGCCACGTTTGTATTTGTGAAGACTGGGCGCTTTGGCGAAACGCTGGCGCTGGCCGAGTTCCTGCTCATCGAGCGGAAGGATCGGCACGACCTGATGCACAAAGCCGTTGGATGGATGTTGCGCGAAATAGGTAAACGCGACGAGAGCGTCTTGATTGCGTTTCTGGATCGATTCGCGGCGCAGCTGCCGCGCACGGCATTGCGCTACGCGATCGAAAAACTCGACCAAAAGAAACGGCGTGAGTATCTGCGGTTGGGCCGCCAATCGAATGTCTCTTGGATGGCCAGATGA
- a CDS encoding glycosyl hydrolase translates to MKIDMSLSVRTIREPLSRFFAMAGPKIARLHSTWDPAKGAPVFTVRGRYTTRGWTEWTQGFVGGLPILQFDATGDERFWRIGREYTFHHMASHVSHTGVHDHGFNNVSTYGNLRRLALEGRVSESADAIAFYELALKVSGAVQASRWSRLADGTGFIHSFNGPHSLFSDTIRSCRSLIVAHQLGHCLMGEHDARISLLDRAIQHIRNTSRYNVYFGEGRDAYDVRGRVAHESIFNMTDGRYRCPSTQQGYSPFSTWTRGLAWIILGYAEELEAFATLDDSEFEPFGGRKDIESLMLETAAATADFYIANTPSDGIPYWDTGAPGLANMPRHLEKPAQIDNPCEPVDSSAAAIAAQGLLRLGRYLEEKYGGTSFRGKRSSPVPPQEKRGRKYWQAGLTVAKTLFALPYLSENPKHQGLLLHSVYHRPNGWDYIPPGKHVPQGESSMWGDYHAMELAVYLKRGLDGKPFPNFFGPSTPDANHPRAQVG, encoded by the coding sequence ATGAAGATTGACATGAGCCTTTCGGTGCGAACGATCAGGGAGCCGTTGTCCCGATTCTTCGCGATGGCGGGACCGAAAATCGCCCGGTTGCACTCGACATGGGATCCAGCGAAAGGCGCGCCCGTATTCACAGTGCGCGGGCGGTACACGACGCGCGGCTGGACGGAATGGACGCAAGGATTCGTCGGCGGGCTTCCCATCCTGCAATTCGACGCGACAGGTGACGAACGATTCTGGCGGATCGGCCGCGAGTACACATTCCATCACATGGCCTCGCATGTGAGCCATACCGGAGTACATGATCACGGCTTCAACAACGTTTCGACGTATGGCAATCTACGGCGGCTTGCGCTCGAAGGCCGCGTTTCGGAATCGGCGGACGCGATTGCGTTTTATGAATTGGCGTTGAAAGTCAGCGGGGCCGTACAGGCCTCGCGCTGGTCGCGACTGGCCGACGGAACGGGATTCATCCACTCGTTCAACGGGCCGCACTCGCTCTTCAGCGACACGATCCGCTCGTGCCGATCGCTGATCGTCGCGCACCAACTCGGCCATTGCCTCATGGGCGAACACGATGCGCGAATATCGCTGCTCGACCGCGCGATCCAACACATCCGCAACACGTCGCGTTACAACGTCTATTTCGGCGAAGGCCGCGATGCCTACGACGTCCGGGGCCGCGTCGCCCACGAGAGCATCTTCAACATGACCGACGGCCGGTACCGCTGCCCGAGCACGCAACAGGGCTATTCGCCGTTCAGCACATGGACGCGCGGCCTCGCGTGGATCATCCTCGGTTACGCCGAGGAACTCGAAGCCTTCGCCACGCTGGACGATTCCGAGTTCGAACCGTTCGGCGGACGAAAAGACATCGAGTCGCTCATGCTTGAAACGGCGGCGGCCACCGCCGACTTCTATATCGCCAACACGCCCTCGGACGGCATCCCCTATTGGGATACCGGCGCGCCCGGTCTGGCGAACATGCCGCGTCATCTTGAGAAACCGGCCCAGATTGACAATCCATGCGAGCCGGTGGACAGTTCCGCCGCCGCCATCGCCGCGCAAGGCCTGTTGAGATTGGGCCGGTATTTGGAAGAGAAATACGGGGGCACTTCTTTTCGCGGGAAACGAAGTTCCCCGGTGCCCCCTCAAGAAAAGCGGGGCAGAAAGTACTGGCAAGCAGGATTGACCGTTGCGAAGACGCTGTTTGCGCTGCCGTACCTGTCCGAGAACCCGAAGCATCAAGGCCTGTTGCTGCATTCGGTGTATCATCGCCCGAACGGTTGGGATTACATCCCGCCCGGCAAGCATGTCCCGCAAGGCGAATCGTCCATGTGGGGCGATTACCACGCCATGGAGTTGGCGGTTTATCTGAAACGGGGGTTGGATGGAAAACCATTTCCCAACTTCTTTGGGCCTTCCACGCCTGACGCGAATCATCCGCGGGCGCAGGTTGGTTGA
- a CDS encoding C45 family autoproteolytic acyltransferase/hydrolase, which yields MKGVLKRFVVVSACVLLGVAGFGWWYAHPGRGPRERVNPAAKAYVETIEGTTVLHVKGSPYEMGYQHGALLKDSIHKGLAAFNNLLKMGSKETGVPVFVLNFALDCVYRGCAPYIPDRYKREMEGVADGSGISLRALRRLHVISEVTERNCSAFAVFKSATADGKLYHGRNFDWNMDAGLQDNPILILYEPDGYVPFASAGYAGLVGVLSGMSMEGICISQIGAVTRDGRSFGVPLMFLLRRFLEESRCVEDATRIVKHARRTVGYNYVVSDGDRREARAYETSAHHCAVFTAGDPRETVEYAIPIRDAVFRADEAMDQTVRRFQTCAGGYPNMPYGSDSYDHRYKGMATDIKASFGKIDANVALEILKKAAMRNVNLHSVLCNVTDREMWVAHAKGAEDAWKQPYVHYDLRQLFLPPAQRGK from the coding sequence ATGAAAGGCGTTCTCAAACGATTCGTGGTTGTTTCGGCGTGTGTGTTGTTGGGTGTGGCGGGGTTCGGCTGGTGGTATGCGCATCCGGGGCGCGGTCCGCGCGAGCGCGTCAATCCCGCCGCGAAGGCGTATGTTGAAACCATCGAGGGGACGACGGTCCTGCATGTGAAAGGTTCGCCGTATGAAATGGGTTACCAGCACGGGGCCTTGTTGAAGGACTCGATTCACAAGGGGCTGGCCGCGTTCAACAATCTCCTGAAGATGGGCAGCAAGGAAACCGGCGTGCCGGTATTCGTATTGAATTTCGCGCTGGATTGCGTGTACCGCGGCTGCGCGCCGTATATTCCGGACCGGTACAAGCGCGAGATGGAAGGCGTCGCGGACGGTTCGGGCATATCGTTGCGCGCACTACGACGTCTGCACGTCATTTCGGAGGTGACGGAGCGTAATTGCAGCGCATTCGCCGTGTTCAAGTCGGCGACGGCCGACGGCAAACTTTATCACGGCCGGAATTTTGACTGGAACATGGATGCCGGCTTGCAGGACAACCCCATTCTGATTTTATACGAGCCGGACGGTTATGTGCCGTTCGCGTCGGCGGGGTACGCGGGACTGGTCGGTGTGCTTTCAGGCATGAGCATGGAAGGCATCTGCATCAGCCAGATTGGCGCCGTCACGCGGGACGGCCGTTCATTCGGCGTGCCGCTCATGTTCCTCCTGCGGCGGTTTCTCGAAGAGTCCCGCTGTGTCGAGGATGCGACCCGCATCGTCAAGCATGCCCGCCGCACGGTCGGATACAACTATGTCGTGTCCGACGGCGACCGGCGCGAGGCGCGCGCCTATGAAACCTCGGCGCATCATTGCGCGGTGTTCACGGCCGGCGACCCGCGCGAGACCGTCGAGTATGCCATACCGATCCGGGATGCGGTGTTCCGCGCGGACGAGGCGATGGATCAGACTGTCCGGCGTTTCCAGACCTGTGCGGGCGGCTATCCGAACATGCCCTACGGCAGCGATTCCTACGACCATCGCTACAAGGGCATGGCCACGGACATCAAGGCATCATTTGGAAAGATTGACGCGAATGTTGCGCTTGAGATTCTCAAAAAAGCGGCCATGCGAAACGTCAATCTCCACAGCGTATTGTGCAACGTGACGGATCGCGAGATGTGGGTCGCCCACGCGAAAGGCGCGGAGGATGCGTGGAAACAGCCGTATGTTCATTACGATTTGCGGCAATTATTCCTACCGCCGGCGCAAAGAGGGAAATAG
- the gltX gene encoding glutamate--tRNA ligase — protein sequence MSKIRVRFAPSPTGFFHIGNAKTALYNWLFARSCGGTFILRLEDTDVERSKEEYAEVLADCLQWLGLDWDEGPAFRNVPAKGAFGPYRQSERTELYRNEANRLLTEGKAYKCFCSKEELDAERERAAAEKRPPRYNQKCRNLTPEEIAAKGDAPYAVRFKVMEGVTEIDDIVQGIVRTDNKEVDDFIIVKPNGDPIFHLAVVVDDGLMKVTHVIRGDDHMTNAVRHVMLFKALGYELPIFCHHPLVHDEKGQKYSKRLPGANVLDWRRDGYLPEALINYLALLGWTPADGSEILTLHQLARQFTLERLSPSPSRFDIKKAQWLNGQHMRMLSVEALRDRVLPILNAAGFDTSSKSAEWLTRMTAICQEKIKVLNDIVPYTDFFFAEPAAYEEKAVRKLWQANGAADTMRTIRDTMAELDVLTADSLKQRYEALAESSGQGVGHYIHPTRLALTGKSVGPGLYELAELLGKEMCLARIDRAIQYIEELNR from the coding sequence ATGAGCAAGATCAGGGTGCGGTTCGCCCCGTCGCCGACGGGTTTTTTCCATATTGGCAATGCGAAGACGGCATTGTACAACTGGCTGTTCGCGCGGAGTTGCGGCGGCACGTTCATTCTGCGGCTCGAGGACACGGATGTCGAGCGCAGCAAGGAAGAGTATGCCGAGGTCTTGGCGGACTGCCTGCAATGGCTTGGCCTCGATTGGGACGAAGGTCCCGCGTTCAGGAACGTTCCGGCCAAGGGCGCGTTCGGTCCCTACCGACAGTCGGAGCGCACGGAACTCTACCGGAACGAGGCAAACCGTCTGCTAACCGAAGGCAAGGCGTACAAGTGTTTCTGTTCGAAGGAAGAACTCGATGCGGAACGCGAACGGGCCGCCGCCGAGAAGCGTCCGCCGCGATACAACCAGAAGTGCCGCAACCTGACGCCGGAGGAAATCGCCGCCAAGGGCGATGCGCCCTACGCGGTCCGATTCAAGGTCATGGAAGGCGTTACGGAGATTGACGATATCGTCCAGGGCATCGTGCGGACCGACAACAAGGAGGTGGACGACTTCATTATCGTGAAGCCGAACGGCGATCCGATCTTTCACCTCGCGGTCGTGGTTGACGACGGCCTGATGAAAGTCACGCACGTCATTCGGGGCGACGATCACATGACGAACGCCGTGCGGCATGTCATGCTGTTCAAGGCGTTGGGTTACGAATTGCCGATCTTCTGCCACCACCCGCTCGTTCACGACGAGAAGGGCCAGAAGTACAGCAAGCGTCTTCCGGGCGCGAACGTTCTCGATTGGCGGCGCGACGGCTATCTGCCCGAAGCGTTGATCAACTACCTTGCGCTGCTCGGCTGGACGCCCGCGGACGGCAGTGAAATCCTGACGCTCCACCAACTTGCTCGCCAGTTCACGCTTGAACGCCTCAGCCCGTCGCCGTCGCGCTTCGATATCAAGAAGGCGCAATGGCTGAACGGACAACACATGCGCATGCTGTCCGTCGAGGCTTTGCGCGACCGCGTGTTGCCGATATTGAACGCGGCAGGATTCGACACTTCGTCAAAGTCCGCCGAATGGCTGACGCGGATGACGGCGATTTGCCAGGAAAAGATCAAGGTGCTGAACGACATTGTTCCGTACACGGACTTTTTTTTCGCGGAACCGGCGGCGTATGAAGAAAAAGCCGTGCGAAAATTGTGGCAGGCCAATGGCGCGGCGGACACGATGCGAACCATCCGCGACACGATGGCCGAACTGGATGTGTTGACCGCCGATTCCCTCAAGCAGCGTTACGAGGCGCTGGCGGAGTCCTCCGGCCAAGGTGTGGGGCACTACATTCACCCGACGCGGCTCGCACTGACCGGCAAGAGTGTCGGACCGGGCCTCTACGAACTGGCCGAGTTGCTGGGCAAGGAAATGTGTCTCGCGCGCATCGATCGCGCGATACAATACATTGAGGAATTGAACCGCTGA
- a CDS encoding SAM-dependent methyltransferase, whose translation MKNTRNRVEFGDFQTPEPLASQVLVLLASEHIRPNAVVEPTCGLGSFVLASQRVFPAAAVYGFDINDGYVSAVLQKAQTHRGTLHVETQDFFAMDWKAFFQGIDGEILVVGNPPWVTNAAMGVLGGGNLPEKNNFQNHVGFAAKTGKANFDISEWMLIKILESLGARRACLAMLCKTSTARKVLKHAWLHGFPVCNASLHVIDAQAHFGVSVDACLLIVHTGCAEFPPVARTYTDLSFASKSKTIGLHGKELVADLDLFSQFKDMEGTSYYTWRSGVKHDAARVMEFYRDGEVLKNGAGEIVDIENPYLYPLLKSSDLANGVLKPSRYVLLTQRHPGDDTGAIESLAPKTWAYLTSHGDLLDARRSIIYQKRPRFSIFGIGDYVFSPWKVAISGLYKTLRFRVIGTLNGQPIIVDDTCYFVPCRSEHEAQFVSYLLNSDLCQQFLQSLVFPDAKRPVTVDILSRIDLRRLAERLGVESEAKEVLADAAYYENRQSLLVCESSGEYRIAKAKSPISSRRGRRSS comes from the coding sequence ATGAAGAACACACGAAATAGAGTGGAATTCGGCGATTTTCAGACGCCCGAGCCTCTGGCCAGCCAAGTCCTTGTTCTCTTGGCATCGGAGCACATACGTCCTAACGCCGTTGTCGAACCGACCTGTGGGCTAGGTTCATTCGTTCTAGCCTCTCAACGAGTCTTTCCCGCCGCGGCAGTATATGGATTCGATATCAATGATGGTTATGTGAGCGCTGTTCTGCAGAAGGCGCAAACACATCGTGGGACGTTGCATGTCGAAACACAGGATTTCTTCGCGATGGACTGGAAAGCATTTTTTCAGGGTATCGATGGGGAAATCCTGGTCGTCGGCAATCCTCCGTGGGTAACCAATGCCGCAATGGGTGTTCTGGGCGGCGGCAACTTGCCCGAAAAGAACAATTTTCAGAACCATGTGGGATTTGCTGCAAAAACGGGAAAGGCTAACTTCGATATATCCGAATGGATGCTAATTAAGATCCTCGAATCGCTTGGGGCGCGGCGCGCATGCCTTGCGATGCTGTGCAAGACGAGTACTGCGAGGAAAGTGCTGAAACACGCCTGGTTGCATGGGTTTCCTGTATGCAATGCGTCGCTTCATGTCATAGATGCGCAAGCGCATTTTGGCGTTTCCGTGGACGCTTGCCTGCTGATCGTTCATACGGGATGCGCGGAATTCCCTCCAGTCGCGAGAACATACACGGACTTGTCCTTTGCGTCCAAATCCAAGACTATCGGCCTCCATGGGAAAGAGCTGGTTGCCGATCTCGATCTCTTCAGCCAGTTCAAGGACATGGAGGGAACTTCTTACTATACATGGCGGTCCGGCGTTAAGCATGACGCGGCACGCGTGATGGAGTTTTATCGCGATGGCGAAGTCTTGAAAAACGGAGCGGGCGAAATTGTGGACATCGAGAATCCGTACCTTTACCCGCTTCTGAAATCGTCGGACTTGGCAAACGGCGTGCTAAAACCCTCGCGATACGTATTGCTGACTCAACGCCATCCTGGCGACGATACGGGTGCCATAGAGAGTCTAGCCCCAAAGACATGGGCCTACCTCACGAGCCATGGCGACTTGCTCGATGCAAGGCGGAGCATCATTTACCAAAAACGCCCACGTTTCTCCATATTCGGAATAGGCGACTATGTATTTTCTCCGTGGAAGGTGGCCATTTCCGGCCTCTACAAGACGCTTCGATTCCGAGTGATTGGTACGCTGAACGGGCAGCCGATCATTGTCGACGATACCTGTTACTTCGTCCCGTGCCGTTCGGAGCATGAGGCACAGTTCGTTTCTTACCTACTCAACTCGGACCTCTGCCAACAGTTCCTTCAGTCGCTCGTATTTCCCGATGCAAAGCGTCCGGTGACAGTGGATATTCTGAGCAGAATCGATCTTCGACGACTGGCGGAACGTCTTGGCGTCGAATCCGAGGCAAAGGAAGTGCTGGCGGATGCCGCGTATTACGAAAACCGGCAATCTCTCCTGGTGTGCGAGTCTTCAGGTGAATATCGGATAGCGAAGGCAAAGAGTCCCATCTCGTCGCGACGGGGTCGCCGGTCGTCTTGA